From a single Acidobacteriota bacterium genomic region:
- a CDS encoding TIGR03013 family PEP-CTERM/XrtA system glycosyltransferase: MIRQNILLKTLTLVLVEAGIVFSFVTLGLYLRFPNHFNSIFFEQRGFYKIALPMAVCQLTFYLFDLYDVSKPRLRRELLTNLFQAAGSVLVIWSVIFALRPTLLLGYLQETDGNEYVRYGNGIPVVALGLALTLMIVWRLGIHWVMRNPYLGDRILIVGTDKLALEVAHEAMLRRDLGYKIAGYVSEDPKLIGASLTSKSYSLDFGHTTFSREVLGAISDLNRIVEKEKIDRVVVALQDRRGHMPVDQLLKIRLQGQAAIEEGTALYEKLTGKISVEMLRPSWIIFSGGGKRSTFLGIIRRLFNLFTAIIGIVLSLPLAIFAAIAIKLDSPGPIFYVQERVGKNGRIFKIVKFRSMRQDAEKDGAKWAAKSDPRITRVGNFLRKTRIDEIPQFLNILRGEMSFVGPRAERPVFVEQLSEQIPFYSQRHLVEPGLTGWAQVNYGYGASVEDSIQKLQYDLYYIKNVSLLFDIWIMFKTIKVVLFGYGR; this comes from the coding sequence GTGATTCGTCAAAACATCCTGCTAAAAACTTTGACACTGGTTTTGGTCGAAGCCGGAATCGTCTTTTCGTTCGTCACACTCGGCCTGTATCTGCGATTCCCGAACCATTTCAATTCGATTTTTTTCGAGCAGCGGGGTTTTTACAAAATCGCGCTGCCAATGGCCGTCTGCCAGCTCACGTTTTACCTGTTTGATTTGTACGATGTTTCCAAGCCTCGATTGCGCCGGGAACTGTTGACCAATTTGTTCCAGGCCGCCGGTTCCGTGTTGGTCATCTGGAGCGTGATTTTCGCGCTGCGCCCTACATTGTTGCTGGGGTATTTGCAGGAAACCGATGGCAATGAATACGTTCGATATGGCAACGGCATCCCTGTGGTCGCATTGGGGCTGGCCTTGACGTTGATGATCGTCTGGCGATTGGGAATTCACTGGGTGATGCGAAACCCATATTTAGGCGACCGCATCCTGATTGTCGGAACCGACAAGCTGGCACTGGAAGTCGCGCACGAGGCAATGTTGCGCCGCGATCTGGGATACAAAATCGCCGGGTACGTCTCGGAAGACCCGAAACTGATTGGCGCCAGTTTGACCAGCAAAAGTTATTCGCTGGATTTCGGCCACACGACATTTTCCAGAGAAGTGTTGGGCGCAATCAGTGACCTGAACCGGATTGTCGAAAAAGAGAAAATTGATCGTGTCGTGGTCGCGTTACAGGACCGCCGAGGTCATATGCCCGTGGATCAATTGTTGAAAATTCGTTTGCAAGGTCAGGCCGCCATCGAAGAAGGCACGGCACTGTATGAAAAACTGACCGGCAAAATCAGCGTCGAAATGTTGCGGCCCAGTTGGATCATTTTTTCCGGTGGGGGCAAACGCAGCACGTTTTTGGGAATTATCCGCCGGTTATTTAACCTGTTCACGGCGATAATTGGCATTGTGTTGTCATTGCCGCTCGCCATTTTCGCCGCCATCGCCATCAAACTGGATTCGCCCGGCCCGATCTTTTACGTCCAGGAACGCGTGGGCAAAAACGGGCGCATTTTCAAAATCGTCAAGTTCCGCTCCATGCGTCAGGATGCCGAAAAAGACGGTGCGAAATGGGCCGCCAAGAGCGACCCGCGCATCACGCGCGTCGGCAACTTCCTGCGCAAAACGCGCATTGACGAAATCCCGCAGTTCCTCAACATTCTGCGCGGAGAAATGAGCTTCGTCGGCCCGCGCGCCGAACGCCCTGTTTTCGTCGAACAACTGAGCGAACAAATTCCGTTCTACTCTCAGCGCCATCTGGTGGAACCCGGACTGACCGGCTGGGCGCAGGTCAATTATGGTTACGGAGCTTCGGTGGAAGACTCCATACAGAAATTGCAGTACGATTTGTATTACATCAAAAACGTTTCGCTGCTGTTCGACATCTGGATCATGTTCAAAACCATCAAAGTTGTGTTATTTGGTTACGGCAGGTAA
- a CDS encoding ATP-binding cassette domain-containing protein: MANAISVRQIRKSYGDFVAVNDLSLEVQQGSIFGLLGPNGAGKSTTIRMIVNITMPDAGEIRLFGQPMTAKLQERVGYLPEDRGLYKKMKVGDQLIFFAELKGVPRAEAEKRIDRWLERIEMSQWKLKKWEELSKGMQQKIQFVSTILHEPELVILDEPFSGLDPVSASLLKEVVQELKQQNKTIIFSTHLMEQAEELCDEICLINRGKKILGGSVREIKRSFGWRYIAIDGENFDSALSSHPSVDQVLRRRDHAEVRLKDQDDPQNLLQHLLSSGARITRFELVAPSLNEIFIENVTKQVDSRQ, from the coding sequence ATGGCCAACGCTATTTCGGTTCGTCAAATTCGCAAAAGCTACGGTGACTTTGTCGCCGTCAACGATTTATCCCTCGAAGTCCAACAAGGCAGCATTTTTGGTTTGCTGGGGCCGAACGGCGCGGGCAAATCCACGACGATTCGTATGATCGTCAATATCACCATGCCTGATGCCGGAGAGATTCGATTGTTCGGCCAGCCGATGACGGCCAAGCTGCAAGAGCGAGTCGGGTATTTGCCCGAAGATCGCGGCCTGTACAAAAAGATGAAGGTCGGCGATCAGCTTATATTTTTTGCCGAACTCAAAGGCGTGCCGCGCGCTGAAGCCGAAAAACGCATTGACCGTTGGCTGGAACGGATCGAGATGAGCCAATGGAAACTGAAGAAATGGGAAGAGTTATCCAAAGGGATGCAACAGAAGATTCAGTTCGTTTCGACCATTCTGCACGAACCCGAACTGGTGATTCTGGACGAACCATTTTCGGGACTCGACCCGGTCAGCGCCAGTTTGCTGAAAGAAGTGGTTCAGGAATTAAAACAGCAAAACAAGACAATCATTTTTTCGACGCATTTGATGGAGCAGGCCGAAGAGTTGTGCGATGAAATCTGTTTGATCAATCGCGGGAAGAAAATCCTGGGCGGATCGGTGCGGGAAATCAAACGCAGCTTTGGGTGGCGTTACATCGCGATTGACGGAGAAAATTTCGATTCCGCGTTGAGTTCTCACCCGTCGGTTGATCAGGTTTTACGGAGACGCGACCACGCGGAAGTCAGGCTCAAAGATCAGGACGATCCACAAAACCTGCTACAGCACCTGCTTTCAAGCGGCGCGCGGATCACGCGGTTTGAACTTGTTGCGCCTTCGCTGAACGAAATTTTCATTGAAAATGTAACGAAACAAGTAGACAGTAGACAGTAG
- a CDS encoding HNH endonuclease, whose translation MASKIPANLQEDVRLRAKFLCEYCHAHEIWQHIPFTIDHLIPVIAGGTDGFDNLALACFHCNRRKSDRQSAIDPLTGETVLLFNPRQHQWSEHFVWSVDGLLIVPLTAVGRATCELLEFNRERVIRIRRADIEVKRHPPADDPIQLTPTE comes from the coding sequence TTGGCTAGCAAGATCCCGGCAAACCTTCAGGAAGATGTTCGCCTTCGCGCCAAGTTTTTATGTGAGTATTGCCACGCTCACGAGATTTGGCAGCACATTCCCTTCACAATTGATCACCTGATTCCAGTAATCGCGGGTGGAACAGACGGCTTTGACAATCTTGCGCTGGCTTGTTTTCACTGCAATCGTCGGAAGTCTGACCGCCAGTCAGCTATTGACCCGCTAACCGGCGAAACCGTTCTTCTGTTCAACCCGCGCCAACATCAATGGTCAGAGCATTTCGTCTGGTCTGTGGATGGTTTGCTCATTGTCCCTTTGACTGCCGTTGGCCGGGCAACTTGTGAGTTGTTGGAATTCAACAGAGAAAGAGTAATCCGAATTCGTAGGGCAGACATAGAGGTAAAACGTCACCCACCGGCTGATGACCCAATTCAGCTAACTCCAACTGAATAG
- a CDS encoding CpsD/CapB family tyrosine-protein kinase: MSKVYEALLRQQQVEKKEETARDPLAAETGSPDSLEKNGQENVEPANFELPSVIGTPVGPRSNEGALFSTFNHHSFNDASSPQSPATKPTPAIRQNDQVTSQAPTPNGKATEHRRPAYADSRAIAEKLKKAPPVIRRTELEISDPKSQISETENGSTVTATNSHTEETPNPQSAIRNQKRQHEVPVEPIQQSKLHPRLIMLTTPQAPECEQYRTLRTQLFHAAERKKTQVVTVTSTLAGEGKTSTAINLALAIAQSEKRVLLIDGDLRRPNVATYLGTRAKAGFGEALNGEGNPLDLLFTIEGHELYLLAVSRESSNPTELLSSDRLAEMIADLRRYFDFILIDSPPVLPFADARLLANHADAVMLVVRAGMAPYETVEKAIEALPAGKMLGVVLNDAELTEEAGYYDYYYNYAQRTHHRSWWRKLLRPIRNSKLGRKLKL, from the coding sequence ATGAGCAAAGTGTACGAGGCGCTATTGCGCCAGCAACAAGTTGAAAAGAAAGAGGAAACGGCCCGCGACCCGCTGGCTGCAGAAACCGGTTCACCCGATAGCCTTGAGAAAAACGGACAGGAAAATGTTGAACCTGCGAATTTTGAACTGCCATCGGTGATTGGCACTCCGGTTGGGCCCAGGTCGAATGAAGGCGCACTTTTTTCCACATTTAATCACCATTCGTTCAACGACGCTTCGTCCCCGCAAAGCCCGGCAACGAAACCAACTCCGGCAATTCGACAAAACGATCAGGTCACTTCGCAAGCTCCAACACCGAATGGAAAAGCCACAGAACATCGCCGACCAGCCTATGCAGATTCGCGCGCCATCGCAGAAAAGCTGAAAAAAGCGCCGCCGGTGATCCGGCGGACAGAACTGGAAATTTCTGATCCAAAATCTCAAATTTCAGAGACAGAGAATGGAAGCACAGTCACGGCAACGAATTCACACACAGAAGAAACCCCCAATCCGCAATCTGCAATCCGCAATCAAAAGCGCCAGCACGAAGTTCCCGTCGAACCGATCCAACAGTCGAAACTTCATCCGCGGTTGATCATGTTGACGACTCCGCAAGCGCCGGAATGCGAGCAGTACCGAACGTTGCGCACGCAGCTTTTCCATGCAGCGGAACGGAAAAAGACGCAGGTCGTCACCGTCACCAGCACGCTGGCAGGCGAAGGCAAAACCTCCACGGCCATTAATCTTGCGCTCGCCATTGCGCAATCGGAAAAACGCGTATTATTGATTGACGGTGATTTACGGCGACCGAATGTGGCGACCTATTTGGGAACTCGCGCGAAGGCCGGTTTCGGCGAAGCGTTGAACGGAGAAGGAAATCCGCTCGACTTGCTCTTTACCATTGAAGGGCACGAACTGTATTTGCTGGCCGTCAGCCGTGAATCATCCAATCCGACCGAATTGTTATCCAGTGACCGGTTGGCGGAAATGATTGCCGACTTGAGGCGGTATTTTGATTTCATTCTGATTGACTCCCCTCCCGTATTACCATTTGCCGACGCGCGCTTGCTGGCCAATCACGCCGACGCAGTCATGTTGGTCGTTCGCGCCGGAATGGCTCCTTACGAAACGGTCGAAAAAGCGATTGAAGCCCTGCCCGCAGGCAAAATGCTCGGCGTGGTGCTGAACGACGCCGAATTGACGGAAGAAGCGGGTTATTATGATTACTATTACAACTACGCACAGCGAACCCATCACCGCTCGTGGTGGCGAAAGCTGTTACGCCCCATCCGAAATTCAAAATTAGGAAGGAAGCTGAAGTTGTAG
- a CDS encoding AAA family ATPase — protein sequence MYLQFYGLKDIPFSLTPDPRFLYFTASHREVMANLHYGIQHGKGLIVATGEVGTGKTTMLRAMISRLDRSVLTSYLFNPGLTVPELYQHLATDYGFAPYTSKADALQKLGRLLMMRHSRGLRTVLVVDEAQGLSRELLEEIRLLLNFETYTEKQLQIVLTGQPELRALLNSADLRQLKQRISLRCEIKPIKAEEVSGYIRTRLKVAGATRLDLFTPDAVALIFRASEGIPRLINNICDNALLNGYAANARTISAEIISEVAESLDLLQPMIEDDPVQVMAGALPPMPVMRDEGLLNWQPEPEMPAFDDPRLHVQKPSRRRSRRKNGNRHQSPQSGEPVQLKVVPSQSDEFEENLKAG from the coding sequence ATGTACTTACAGTTTTACGGACTCAAAGACATCCCGTTTAGCCTGACGCCTGACCCGCGTTTTTTGTACTTCACCGCCAGTCACCGCGAAGTGATGGCGAATTTGCATTACGGCATTCAGCACGGCAAAGGCTTGATCGTAGCGACGGGGGAAGTCGGAACCGGCAAAACGACGATGCTGCGCGCGATGATTTCCCGGCTGGATCGCAGCGTGTTGACTTCATATCTTTTCAATCCCGGTTTGACTGTGCCGGAGCTTTACCAACATCTGGCGACGGATTACGGATTTGCGCCCTACACGTCGAAAGCGGATGCGCTGCAAAAACTTGGGCGCTTGCTGATGATGCGGCATTCGCGCGGATTGCGCACCGTACTGGTGGTGGATGAAGCGCAAGGATTGTCGCGCGAATTGCTGGAAGAAATCCGTTTGCTGCTGAACTTTGAAACTTACACCGAAAAGCAATTGCAAATTGTGTTGACCGGTCAGCCGGAATTGCGCGCCCTGCTCAACAGCGCGGATTTGCGGCAGTTGAAACAGCGCATCAGTTTGCGCTGCGAAATCAAACCGATCAAAGCCGAGGAAGTGTCCGGCTACATTCGCACCCGGTTGAAAGTCGCCGGAGCCACGCGGTTGGATTTGTTCACACCGGATGCCGTGGCGTTGATTTTTCGCGCTTCGGAAGGGATTCCGCGGTTGATCAATAACATTTGCGACAACGCGCTGCTCAACGGATACGCCGCGAACGCCCGAACGATCAGCGCCGAAATCATTTCCGAGGTCGCCGAATCACTGGATTTGCTGCAACCGATGATCGAAGACGATCCGGTGCAGGTGATGGCTGGCGCTCTGCCACCGATGCCCGTGATGCGCGATGAAGGCTTATTGAATTGGCAACCCGAACCCGAAATGCCAGCATTCGATGATCCGCGATTGCACGTGCAAAAACCTTCGCGCCGGCGTTCACGTCGCAAAAACGGCAATCGGCATCAATCGCCACAATCGGGCGAGCCTGTGCAATTGAAAGTCGTGCCGTCGCAATCCGACGAATTTGAAGAAAATTTGAAAGCGGGATAA
- a CDS encoding HDIG domain-containing protein, whose product MKKKNQLSWLMRLQRLPQSAAQRISTQYRRIPQKTRFIIASFTFAVLTTVFASHFPLTVVREYQPGDLAETDIVIPADLVARIESRRAYIIGQGSQSPGRNPILLHVGEPVTADKLPLIDTIRAYQLAQRNPKRLLGLFALVCLMSFALYKSAITSQSSRLGPRTAYWVTSSALMIQTFIVRVGMFGASVLGTRPEAMQFGGIFEFGFAIPFAACALVVSLLIGSQVAMVAGLMSAILVGFTAPSGMAFVAFSLGGSITAIYSIQRYRTRNAVIIASAAVGCANVLMGLAAMIIAEHEWSWLRILGGVLAGVVGAVLTAGAASFVIPVYETAFDILTDLKLMELSNAENPLLQQLAIRTPGTNHHSFMVAVLAEAAAKAIGANALLARTGCLYHDIGKLSAPNMYIENQQGGPNPHDSRPPLSSAKIIASHVTQGIQMARDANLPSQIIDFIPQHHGTRVLAYFYHKAKAQAEAKGETVNVEDFRYPGPKPQTREAVILMLADGAEAAVRSLEEHSPENIRAIVKKIADTIVSDGQLDESNITMRELTIIRDTLINMLINVYHDRISYPGFNPPNEGEKVTQPDPPPTEISSAASA is encoded by the coding sequence CTGACAGTTGTTCGCGAATACCAGCCCGGCGATTTGGCCGAAACAGATATTGTGATCCCGGCGGATTTGGTCGCCCGAATTGAATCGCGCCGCGCTTACATCATCGGGCAAGGCAGTCAGAGTCCGGGACGGAATCCTATTTTGTTACACGTAGGCGAACCGGTTACCGCAGACAAACTCCCCTTGATTGACACCATTCGCGCTTATCAACTGGCGCAACGAAATCCCAAACGTTTATTGGGACTGTTTGCGCTGGTGTGTTTGATGTCGTTTGCCTTGTACAAATCCGCCATCACCAGTCAATCTTCCAGGCTTGGGCCTCGCACAGCGTATTGGGTGACCAGTTCGGCATTGATGATTCAGACGTTTATCGTACGCGTGGGAATGTTCGGCGCTTCTGTGTTGGGAACGCGCCCGGAAGCGATGCAGTTCGGCGGCATTTTTGAATTTGGGTTTGCAATTCCGTTTGCCGCCTGCGCGTTGGTAGTTTCGCTGCTGATCGGCAGTCAGGTGGCGATGGTCGCCGGGTTGATGAGTGCGATTCTGGTGGGATTCACGGCTCCGAGCGGAATGGCGTTTGTGGCATTTTCGCTGGGCGGTTCGATCACTGCGATTTACAGTATTCAGCGGTACAGAACCCGCAATGCGGTCATCATCGCCAGTGCGGCTGTCGGTTGCGCGAATGTGCTGATGGGATTGGCTGCGATGATCATTGCCGAACACGAATGGAGTTGGTTGCGAATTCTGGGCGGCGTACTGGCCGGCGTAGTCGGCGCAGTGTTGACCGCTGGAGCCGCCAGCTTCGTCATTCCGGTATACGAAACAGCTTTTGATATTTTGACTGATTTGAAGTTGATGGAATTGTCGAACGCAGAAAATCCGTTGCTTCAACAACTGGCGATTCGTACCCCCGGAACCAATCACCATTCGTTTATGGTTGCCGTGCTAGCCGAAGCCGCCGCAAAAGCCATCGGCGCAAATGCCTTACTGGCGCGAACCGGTTGCCTGTATCACGACATCGGCAAATTGTCTGCGCCGAATATGTATATTGAAAACCAACAGGGCGGCCCCAATCCGCACGATTCGCGTCCGCCGTTATCCAGCGCCAAAATCATCGCCAGCCATGTCACACAAGGCATTCAAATGGCGCGCGATGCCAACCTGCCGTCGCAAATTATTGACTTCATCCCACAACACCACGGAACACGGGTGTTGGCGTATTTCTATCACAAAGCCAAGGCTCAGGCGGAAGCCAAAGGCGAAACCGTCAACGTAGAAGATTTCCGCTATCCAGGCCCCAAGCCGCAAACCAGGGAAGCCGTCATCCTGATGTTGGCCGATGGCGCGGAAGCCGCCGTTCGCTCGTTGGAAGAACATTCGCCGGAAAATATCCGGGCGATTGTCAAAAAGATCGCTGACACGATTGTTTCAGACGGACAACTGGATGAAAGCAACATCACCATGCGGGAATTGACCATTATCCGCGACACATTGATCAACATGCTGATCAATGTCTATCACGACCGGATCAGCTATCCGGGCTTCAATCCGCCCAATGAGGGTGAAAAAGTCACCCAACCTGATCCCCCGCCGACTGAAATTTCCAGCGCAGCATCTGCCTGA
- a CDS encoding polysaccharide export protein has protein sequence MKIRNSLFALVMALIFAIVSFAQSDLDKAPKPQQAKTTDKNATNEAQSKPISDADRQALRRESQSEEEAAILPYINNFFATTRLGPEDVISVDVFDQPNYSRANIIVPPNGRISYPLIGHINIAGRTIEELEAEFTEKLSEYIREPKVSIQIAQVHSLKFMVIGDVAQPGIYEMTRRMSVTEALAKAGYITRYGDLSKIAVLRMQKEGGTTAIPVNMKEVERGKAQDIFLIPGDTVVVPGNKFKTIDKVMTITTLGYWMRIIAR, from the coding sequence ATGAAAATTCGCAATTCTCTCTTCGCGCTTGTCATGGCGCTGATTTTTGCCATTGTCTCTTTCGCTCAATCCGATTTGGACAAAGCGCCGAAACCGCAGCAAGCCAAAACCACCGACAAAAACGCGACCAACGAAGCGCAATCCAAACCGATTTCCGATGCCGACCGTCAAGCGCTGCGCCGTGAGAGCCAGTCCGAAGAAGAAGCCGCGATTCTGCCCTACATCAACAATTTTTTTGCGACGACGCGGCTTGGGCCGGAAGACGTGATTTCCGTGGATGTGTTTGATCAACCGAATTACTCGCGCGCAAACATCATCGTGCCGCCGAACGGACGGATCAGCTATCCGCTGATCGGCCACATCAACATCGCCGGTCGCACCATTGAAGAACTGGAAGCGGAGTTCACTGAAAAGCTGTCCGAATATATTCGCGAGCCGAAAGTTTCTATCCAGATCGCGCAGGTTCACAGCCTGAAGTTCATGGTTATCGGCGACGTGGCGCAGCCCGGAATTTATGAAATGACCCGCCGGATGTCAGTCACCGAAGCGCTGGCCAAAGCCGGATACATCACCCGCTACGGCGATTTGTCAAAAATCGCCGTGCTGCGAATGCAGAAAGAAGGCGGCACAACCGCAATCCCTGTAAATATGAAAGAGGTCGAACGCGGCAAAGCCCAGGACATTTTTCTGATTCCCGGCGATACGGTCGTCGTGCCCGGCAACAAGTTCAAAACGATTGACAAGGTCATGACCATTACCACGCTTGGCTATTGGATGCGCATCATCGCGCGGTAA
- a CDS encoding AAA family ATPase gives MNLTLEIPDPSLILLIGSSGAGKSTFAARHFLPTEIISSDRCRALISDDESDQTINAEAFGLLHHITRLRLQQRKLTVVDATNLQFRARRPLLRMARAHRVPLVAIVFQIPLEICLTHNQARPARQVEQAVLELHQQQLAAALSRLDREGYSRIYVLEKSRLANSAVKKLRQKIEAKTGPIAVPIAAKH, from the coding sequence ATGAATTTGACCCTCGAAATTCCAGATCCATCCTTGATTCTGCTGATAGGTTCTTCCGGAGCGGGCAAATCCACATTCGCCGCGCGGCATTTTCTTCCCACCGAAATCATTTCCTCAGACCGCTGTCGGGCACTGATCAGCGACGATGAAAGCGATCAAACGATCAATGCCGAAGCGTTCGGTTTATTGCATCACATCACTCGTTTGCGGCTGCAACAAAGAAAGCTAACGGTTGTTGATGCCACGAATTTACAGTTTCGCGCGCGACGGCCCTTGCTCCGTATGGCTCGAGCGCATCGAGTTCCGCTGGTCGCCATCGTCTTTCAGATTCCGCTGGAAATCTGCCTGACACATAACCAAGCGCGTCCAGCGCGTCAGGTTGAGCAGGCTGTGTTGGAATTGCATCAACAGCAACTCGCCGCTGCGCTTTCCAGATTAGATCGCGAAGGATACAGCCGGATTTATGTACTCGAAAAATCCCGGTTGGCCAACTCCGCCGTCAAAAAATTAAGACAAAAGATTGAAGCCAAAACCGGACCAATTGCAGTCCCAATCGCGGCAAAACATTAA